A genomic stretch from Maledivibacter sp. includes:
- a CDS encoding DUF3866 family protein: MLNLKTGIVEKIINVRGNAIELMVNVDNRSEKAIAYKGLIYDIYEGSKVILNTTAKDLKLGTGGYHFVLANPQNTIKESKEHGHIMKLRYTPIQIKVNSAEEQNSRYHHVFNEFTSLERMPVLIGGLHSILTPIAVVLKALKSNIKIVYIMTDGGALPIDFSKNVYHLKEKGYIDGTITIGHAFGGDIECINIYNGLIAAKDILKCDICIVSMGPGIIGTGTKYGFTGTEQGSIIDAVTDLGGIPICVPRISFMDKRKRHYGISHHTITVLSKISKTRACIGIPKLMGEKDSIIKRQLSKYNIDKKHDVVFSEINDIIEILKKTDIKMSTMGRYLEDDMDYFLTVGVNGKIAESFV; this comes from the coding sequence ATGCTGAATTTAAAAACTGGAATAGTTGAAAAAATCATTAATGTGAGGGGGAATGCCATTGAACTAATGGTTAATGTAGACAATAGATCAGAGAAAGCTATAGCCTATAAGGGGCTTATTTATGATATTTATGAGGGGAGTAAAGTTATATTAAATACTACTGCCAAGGATTTAAAGCTTGGAACGGGGGGATATCACTTTGTATTGGCTAATCCCCAGAATACCATCAAAGAAAGTAAGGAACATGGTCATATTATGAAGCTTAGATATACTCCAATACAAATCAAAGTTAATTCTGCTGAAGAGCAAAACAGTAGATATCACCACGTTTTTAATGAATTTACTTCCCTAGAAAGGATGCCTGTATTGATAGGTGGGCTACATAGTATATTAACTCCCATTGCAGTGGTTTTAAAGGCTTTAAAGAGCAATATAAAAATCGTATATATAATGACAGATGGCGGAGCTTTACCCATAGATTTTAGTAAAAATGTTTATCATTTAAAGGAAAAAGGCTATATAGATGGTACCATAACTATCGGGCATGCATTTGGAGGGGATATAGAATGTATAAATATATATAATGGGTTGATAGCTGCAAAGGATATATTAAAATGTGATATTTGTATTGTGTCAATGGGGCCAGGAATAATAGGAACAGGGACTAAATATGGATTTACAGGTACTGAACAAGGAAGTATTATAGATGCCGTAACCGATTTAGGAGGTATCCCAATTTGTGTACCAAGAATTAGCTTTATGGATAAAAGAAAAAGACACTATGGAATAAGCCATCATACCATTACGGTACTCAGTAAGATTTCAAAGACTAGGGCATGTATAGGTATCCCGAAATTAATGGGAGAAAAAGATTCTATTATAAAAAGACAATTAAGTAAGTATAATATTGATAAGAAACATGATGTGGTTTTTAGTGAAATTAATGATATAATAGAAATATTGAAAAAGACAGATATTAAGATGAGTACCATGGGGAGATACTTGGAAGATGACATGGACTATTTTTTAACTGTTGGAGTTAATGGTAAAATTGCTGAAAGCTTTGTATAG
- a CDS encoding extracellular solute-binding protein, with protein sequence MSKKIVALFLAFMMLFAVVGCSTNDTANNTSNNQEATEETNKTGTTNPEESKNTLEGKTLNVVAAFSNKEEVFAKFTEETGIKVNFLDMSSGEVLSRVEAEGGKPVADLWFGGGVDSFISAANKGLLEAYASPEAEKIPAEFKDPEGYWNGIYLVITGFIVNNDVLTEKSLEAPKAWKDLTDSKYEGEIIMSNPAISGTNYAIVNSLLQSMGNEEGWKYLEGLGKNIPYFGKRGSEPQKKTVAGEYAVGITYVDGGIMNLPKEHPVSVIFPEDGIPWVPASMAIFKNAENLDTAKAFVDWALSVDGQQFISELNSTIMVRPEVPKPEILGSTPLDKLLDVDFNRFGSERDAVLDIWEKKVAK encoded by the coding sequence ATGAGTAAAAAAATCGTTGCATTATTTTTAGCATTTATGATGTTATTTGCTGTTGTAGGCTGCTCTACAAATGATACCGCGAATAATACTTCAAACAATCAGGAAGCTACCGAAGAAACAAATAAGACTGGTACTACTAACCCAGAAGAAAGTAAAAATACCTTAGAGGGTAAAACTTTAAATGTAGTTGCCGCTTTTTCTAACAAGGAAGAGGTTTTTGCAAAATTCACTGAAGAAACAGGCATCAAAGTTAATTTCTTAGATATGTCTTCAGGAGAAGTCCTATCAAGGGTTGAGGCTGAAGGTGGAAAGCCCGTAGCTGATTTATGGTTCGGTGGTGGCGTAGACAGCTTTATTTCAGCAGCAAATAAAGGTCTTTTAGAAGCATATGCTTCTCCAGAAGCTGAAAAAATACCTGCTGAGTTTAAAGACCCAGAGGGCTATTGGAATGGTATATACTTGGTTATAACTGGCTTTATCGTTAACAATGATGTATTAACTGAAAAAAGTTTAGAAGCACCAAAGGCTTGGAAGGATTTAACCGATAGTAAATACGAAGGCGAAATAATCATGTCAAACCCAGCGATTTCTGGTACTAACTATGCTATTGTAAATTCATTACTTCAATCAATGGGTAACGAAGAAGGATGGAAATATCTTGAGGGATTAGGAAAAAACATACCTTATTTTGGTAAGCGTGGTAGTGAACCACAAAAGAAAACAGTTGCTGGTGAATACGCCGTAGGTATTACATATGTTGATGGAGGAATAATGAATCTTCCTAAAGAACATCCTGTATCTGTGATTTTCCCGGAAGACGGTATTCCTTGGGTTCCAGCTTCAATGGCTATTTTCAAAAATGCTGAAAACTTAGATACTGCAAAGGCCTTTGTTGATTGGGCTTTATCCGTAGATGGACAACAATTTATAAGTGAACTTAATTCAACTATCATGGTAAGACCAGAAGTACCTAAACCGGAAATACTTGGAAGCACTCCTCTTGACAAATTATTAGATGTTGACTTTAATAGATTTGGTTCTGAAAGAGATGCTGTCCTTGATATTTGGGAAAAGAAAGTTGCTAAATAA
- a CDS encoding glycosyltransferase family 2 protein, with translation MSNVYAIVPAYNEEDKIESSIKAIRTSKYIDDVYVVDDGSQDSTALKAAKAGAKVIKLKRNMGKGYALKYGLDKIIDLSRIILFLDGDIDASQRDVDRLIEPILNNECDVTIARFSKAKKKGGFGLVKFLAKRGVKYFTHEEIECSLSGQRAFKAEVLKSVYNIPSKYGVEVGMTIDIIKSGYSIKEIDVEMKHRETGRDLKGFIHRGKQFHQILWTLILKRLGWQS, from the coding sequence GTGTCAAATGTATATGCAATAGTCCCTGCTTATAATGAAGAGGATAAAATAGAAAGTTCTATTAAGGCCATACGGACTTCTAAATATATTGATGATGTTTATGTAGTAGACGATGGTTCACAGGATTCTACAGCGTTAAAAGCAGCTAAGGCAGGGGCAAAGGTAATAAAGCTTAAAAGAAATATGGGAAAAGGCTATGCATTAAAATATGGGCTAGATAAAATTATAGATTTAAGTAGAATAATACTATTTCTAGATGGAGATATAGATGCTTCGCAACGGGATGTAGACAGATTGATTGAGCCTATTTTGAATAATGAATGTGATGTAACAATAGCTAGGTTCTCAAAAGCAAAAAAAAAGGGTGGTTTCGGGTTAGTTAAATTTTTAGCAAAGCGAGGTGTTAAGTATTTTACCCATGAGGAAATAGAATGCAGCCTCTCGGGACAAAGGGCATTCAAAGCTGAGGTGCTTAAATCTGTATATAATATACCTTCAAAATATGGTGTGGAAGTGGGTATGACCATAGATATTATAAAATCAGGCTACAGTATTAAAGAGATAGATGTAGAGATGAAGCATAGGGAAACCGGTAGAGATTTAAAGGGCTTTATCCATAGGGGAAAACAGTTCCATCAAATACTTTGGACTTTGATTCTCAAAAGGTTAGGATGGCAGTCATGA
- a CDS encoding glycosyl transferase: MIYIILIISYLLNKLIIPLFGRLYINAGFIKENYKGELIPNAMGIIYVLNVLIIALLLVMFTASNNYVEIFVFILGILTMGFIGLLDDFIGDNFVKGFKGHIKMLLSLKLTTGGLKAVLGGIVSILISSLISIDFINFLINTLIISLFTNFINLMDLRPGRAIKVFMIFSLPSLFYVSRIYKIILVCFIGASLAYFPYDIKGRAMLGDIGSNCLGIILGIIATSYTMYIKILLVVFLGLANLYSEKHSITKFIGKNKLLNFLDELGRG; the protein is encoded by the coding sequence ATGATATATATAATCTTAATTATTTCGTATCTATTAAACAAGCTAATAATTCCTTTATTTGGAAGGTTGTATATAAATGCAGGCTTTATAAAAGAAAATTATAAAGGGGAACTTATACCAAATGCCATGGGAATAATATATGTTTTAAATGTTCTGATTATAGCGTTACTTTTAGTAATGTTTACGGCTAGTAATAATTACGTAGAAATCTTTGTATTTATATTAGGAATTTTAACTATGGGGTTTATAGGATTACTGGATGATTTTATTGGAGACAATTTTGTAAAGGGATTTAAAGGACATATAAAGATGCTGTTAAGCCTAAAACTAACGACGGGTGGATTAAAAGCCGTACTTGGAGGTATAGTTTCAATACTAATAAGTTCATTGATTTCCATAGACTTTATTAATTTTCTAATTAACACCTTGATTATATCACTATTTACTAACTTTATTAACCTAATGGATTTAAGACCTGGAAGGGCTATAAAGGTTTTTATGATCTTTAGCTTACCTTCATTATTTTATGTAAGCAGGATTTATAAAATAATATTAGTATGTTTTATAGGTGCATCCTTAGCATACTTTCCATATGATATTAAGGGGAGAGCGATGCTTGGAGACATAGGATCTAATTGCTTAGGTATTATCCTTGGCATCATAGCCACAAGCTACACCATGTATATAAAAATTTTATTGGTTGTATTTCTAGGCCTAGCGAATCTATATTCGGAAAAACACTCTATTACAAAATTTATAGGTAAAAATAAATTATTAAATTTTTTAGATGAGCTGGGAAGGGGATGA
- a CDS encoding leucine-rich repeat domain-containing protein — translation MNKQFLKGLILGIMVTFILGTLLVFSEDIKHTIEVVFDSVNLEVNGEKIEVNNILYNGTTYIPIRKVGELIGKEVAWDQKTKTASINETAKIQNDEGEETKEVSKKEEEIKKSVDSQVESKKEESNKEDTKKEDSNIINFSEKSLEKVVREIVNKPKGNITKDDVDDVTKLFFSNPTKEEEKISDLSPLQYFVNLKELYLDNNNISDLKPIENLTSLEKLSLNINSIKQIDSLGKLTNLKELYLSRNEIKDIKALTQLTSLKILALNGNEITDIEGVNGINKLEQIYLSENKIIDISDLKEMTNLQVLYLYKNNIEDISVVANLKKLRNLSLNNNQIIDIKPLDKLSLLEKLVIKNNRLTNISALSSLKNLKILYLGGNDIKDLSPIREVYKELRDKDFILESPKEKNE, via the coding sequence ATGAATAAGCAATTCCTTAAAGGTTTAATTTTAGGTATAATGGTTACCTTTATATTAGGTACTTTGCTTGTTTTTTCAGAAGACATAAAACATACTATTGAAGTAGTATTTGATTCTGTAAATTTGGAAGTGAATGGAGAAAAAATTGAAGTTAATAATATACTTTATAATGGAACTACATATATACCTATAAGAAAAGTTGGTGAGCTTATAGGAAAAGAAGTGGCATGGGACCAGAAAACAAAAACTGCTAGTATAAATGAAACAGCTAAAATTCAAAATGATGAAGGGGAAGAAACTAAAGAAGTATCTAAAAAAGAGGAAGAGATCAAAAAATCAGTAGATAGTCAAGTTGAAAGTAAAAAAGAAGAAAGCAATAAAGAAGATACTAAGAAAGAAGACTCAAATATAATTAATTTTAGTGAAAAAAGCTTAGAAAAGGTAGTTAGAGAAATCGTAAATAAACCAAAGGGTAATATCACCAAGGATGATGTTGATGATGTTACAAAGCTTTTCTTTTCTAATCCAACTAAAGAAGAAGAAAAAATATCTGATTTAAGTCCATTACAATATTTTGTTAACTTGAAAGAATTGTACTTAGATAATAATAATATTTCCGATTTAAAGCCTATAGAAAATCTCACAAGCTTAGAAAAATTATCCCTAAATATTAATAGTATAAAGCAAATAGATTCTTTAGGTAAGTTAACTAATTTAAAAGAATTATATTTAAGTAGAAATGAAATAAAGGATATTAAAGCTTTGACACAATTAACTTCTCTAAAAATACTGGCTTTGAATGGTAATGAAATAACAGATATTGAGGGTGTCAATGGTATTAATAAATTGGAACAAATATATTTGTCGGAAAATAAGATAATAGATATCTCTGATTTAAAGGAGATGACCAATTTACAGGTTTTATATTTGTATAAAAATAACATAGAAGATATTAGCGTCGTAGCTAATCTCAAAAAACTTAGGAATCTATCATTAAACAATAATCAGATTATTGATATAAAACCCTTAGACAAACTGTCTTTGCTAGAAAAATTGGTAATAAAGAATAATAGATTAACAAACATAAGTGCTTTATCTAGTCTAAAGAATTTAAAAATACTATATTTAGGTGGAAACGATATAAAGGATCTATCTCCAATTCGCGAGGTTTATAAGGAATTGAGGGATAAGGATTTCATATTAGAAAGTCCCAAGGAAAAAAATGAATAA
- the steA gene encoding putative cytokinetic ring protein SteA translates to MFIESIAKKDSKTKNLVKRLNCGDIAVIKHRDIDEIAAWSLVEKKPKAIINTYPSMSGKYPNRGPAILLEAGIQMLDTYDELIFDVIEENSTVKILNEKLFIDDRYIGKGKLLTREIIKLKTQEAEENLEVVLDDFIDNTLEYAKKEKKLILDNLKIPNINTHIKNRHVLVVVRGKDYKKDLLAIRTYIEEVKPVLIGVDGGGDALLEFGYAPDIVIGDMDSVSDNCLKQCKEIVLHAYNDGRAPGLNRIEAQGLKYTLFPCPGTSEDVAMLLAHEKGADFIVAVGTHTNMIDFLEKGRKGMASTFLVRLKIGPKLIDAKGVNKLYKERIKPIHLFGVVVSSLIPIIIVCLYSPLSNHIIRLLQIRFKLLYELKGMLW, encoded by the coding sequence ATGTTTATCGAATCCATTGCCAAGAAGGATAGTAAAACAAAAAACCTAGTAAAAAGATTGAACTGTGGAGATATAGCTGTAATAAAGCATAGGGATATAGATGAAATAGCTGCATGGTCATTAGTTGAAAAGAAACCTAAAGCTATTATTAATACATATCCATCCATGAGTGGTAAATATCCTAATAGGGGGCCAGCTATATTACTAGAGGCTGGAATTCAAATGCTTGATACATATGATGAATTGATTTTTGATGTGATAGAGGAGAATAGTACAGTAAAGATATTAAATGAAAAACTATTTATAGATGACAGGTATATTGGTAAAGGAAAACTTCTAACAAGGGAAATAATTAAGCTTAAAACCCAAGAAGCAGAGGAGAATTTAGAAGTAGTACTAGATGACTTTATAGATAATACCTTAGAATATGCTAAGAAAGAAAAAAAACTTATCTTGGATAATCTGAAAATACCTAATATTAATACACATATAAAAAACAGACATGTATTGGTGGTTGTAAGGGGAAAGGATTATAAGAAAGACCTTTTAGCAATAAGGACATACATTGAAGAAGTTAAGCCTGTACTTATAGGTGTAGATGGTGGGGGAGATGCTCTTTTAGAATTTGGTTATGCCCCTGACATTGTTATAGGGGATATGGATAGTGTGTCAGATAATTGCTTGAAGCAATGTAAGGAAATAGTTTTACATGCTTACAATGATGGTAGGGCACCGGGGCTTAATAGAATAGAGGCACAGGGACTTAAGTACACCCTATTTCCATGTCCTGGGACTAGTGAGGATGTGGCTATGCTTTTGGCCCATGAAAAGGGAGCAGATTTTATTGTTGCTGTGGGGACCCATACAAATATGATAGATTTCTTAGAAAAGGGTAGAAAGGGTATGGCTAGTACGTTTTTAGTAAGGCTAAAGATAGGGCCCAAATTAATAGATGCCAAGGGAGTAAACAAGCTATATAAAGAAAGAATAAAGCCCATTCATTTATTCGGTGTAGTTGTTTCGTCACTGATTCCCATTATTATTGTTTGTTTATATTCACCCCTTAGCAACCACATAATCAGACTTTTGCAGATAAGATTCAAATTATTATATGAATTGAAGGGGATGCTATGGTAA
- a CDS encoding iron ABC transporter permease codes for MVILLLTMISPPFVSSLSYIMLFGKRGLITHSLLHLTWNPYGWWGIIMMQVLSNTSLASLILIGSFINIDNNTINASLDLGASKNHTLFKIIFPLGLPGIISAGLITFVKCLSDFGTPIIIGGNFEVLATEAYLNIIGRGNFPKASAMSVLIFIPALLAFAAYKYFMKNTNSISSFINKGKDEEGYILDNNIKNIVIIVTGFFLLIMVLQYVSIFMSSFSIYKGKHIEFTLKYIQSFIKYNKLDSFLRSIKYGLIVGIIGSFLGIILSYIIERKEIRYGGLIDFIITLPYIIPGSFFGIGYILAFNHYPVYITGTSAIVVINCIYRQLPISTRAGSSIVNNINIDIENAASDLGASRLHILKDIILPLLKPAFLIGFINNFTATMTTVGAIIFIISPRAKVATVEMFNAIRDGDYGVGAVFASLIIICTLIINLSFSKIILNKRED; via the coding sequence ATGGTTATCCTATTGCTAACTATGATATCTCCCCCCTTTGTTTCCTCATTATCATATATAATGCTGTTTGGGAAAAGAGGTTTGATCACCCATAGTCTATTACATCTCACATGGAATCCCTATGGTTGGTGGGGAATTATTATGATGCAGGTTTTGAGTAACACTTCCCTTGCTAGTCTTATACTAATTGGCTCCTTTATAAATATAGATAATAACACCATAAATGCTTCCTTAGATCTTGGGGCAAGCAAAAACCATACTTTATTTAAAATCATCTTTCCATTAGGGCTACCGGGTATTATTTCCGCCGGTCTTATTACCTTTGTTAAGTGTCTGTCTGATTTTGGCACTCCCATTATTATAGGAGGTAATTTTGAGGTCTTAGCAACGGAAGCTTATTTAAATATCATCGGTAGAGGCAACTTTCCAAAAGCATCAGCCATGAGTGTGTTGATCTTCATCCCTGCCCTTTTGGCATTTGCTGCATACAAATACTTTATGAAAAACACTAATTCTATATCGTCCTTTATCAATAAGGGAAAGGATGAAGAAGGATACATACTTGATAATAACATTAAGAACATTGTGATAATAGTAACTGGTTTCTTTCTACTAATTATGGTATTACAATATGTTTCTATTTTTATGAGTTCATTTTCCATATATAAAGGTAAACATATAGAATTTACACTTAAATACATTCAAAGCTTTATTAAATACAACAAGCTGGATAGTTTTTTAAGAAGTATCAAATATGGTTTAATAGTAGGAATTATAGGAAGCTTTCTAGGTATTATACTTTCTTATATAATTGAAAGAAAGGAAATAAGGTATGGGGGGCTAATTGATTTCATAATAACACTTCCATATATAATCCCCGGTTCATTTTTTGGAATAGGATATATACTAGCGTTTAATCATTATCCAGTTTATATAACGGGAACCTCAGCTATAGTAGTGATCAATTGTATATACAGACAGCTGCCAATAAGCACTAGGGCTGGTAGCTCTATAGTTAATAATATAAACATCGATATTGAAAATGCGGCATCAGATTTAGGAGCATCTAGGCTACATATTCTAAAGGATATCATACTGCCCCTACTTAAACCAGCCTTTCTGATAGGCTTTATTAACAACTTTACTGCTACAATGACAACGGTGGGAGCAATAATATTTATTATTTCACCTAGGGCCAAGGTTGCTACAGTGGAGATGTTTAATGCCATAAGGGATGGAGATTATGGAGTTGGTGCGGTATTTGCCAGTCTTATAATAATATGCACATTAATTATAAACCTATCTTTTTCTAAAATAATACTCAATAAAAGGGAGGATTAA
- a CDS encoding ABC transporter ATP-binding protein: MYLSLKKLSKKFENKEAVKNINLDINKGELVSLLGPSGCGKTTTLKMIGGFLNPTEGKIYLEDTDITHFPPELRPISTVFQNYALFPHMTVIQNVIYGLKFQKNYSKSSAITKGKNILTMVGLEDYIDMKVTKLSGGQQQRVALARSLILNPKVLLLDEPLSNLDAKLRLKMRKEIKDIQREFDITMIFVTHDQEEALSISDRVVIMNNGNIQQIGSPQHIYNSPSNSFVADFVGKVNIININGESKLIRPEHLKLSDKNGQFKGTVMGKQFLGIITTYFVSLNNTTIQVDVMNNAGQDHWNIGEKVYVSMD, encoded by the coding sequence GTGTACTTATCATTGAAAAAGCTCAGTAAAAAATTTGAAAATAAAGAAGCCGTTAAAAATATCAATCTAGATATTAATAAAGGTGAACTAGTTTCCCTTTTGGGTCCCAGCGGTTGCGGTAAAACTACTACATTAAAAATGATTGGTGGATTTCTTAATCCCACAGAGGGCAAAATCTATCTTGAGGACACCGATATCACCCATTTTCCCCCTGAACTAAGGCCAATATCTACTGTATTTCAAAACTATGCCCTATTCCCCCACATGACTGTAATTCAAAATGTAATATATGGATTGAAATTCCAAAAAAATTATAGTAAGTCTAGTGCCATAACAAAGGGAAAGAATATACTCACTATGGTTGGCCTAGAGGATTATATTGATATGAAGGTTACGAAGCTAAGCGGAGGCCAACAGCAAAGAGTCGCCCTGGCAAGATCACTAATACTTAATCCAAAGGTTTTGCTTTTAGATGAACCCCTGAGCAACCTAGATGCGAAGCTACGGTTGAAAATGCGTAAGGAGATCAAAGATATCCAAAGAGAATTTGATATCACCATGATTTTTGTCACCCATGACCAAGAAGAAGCCTTAAGTATATCCGATAGAGTTGTGATTATGAATAATGGCAATATACAGCAGATCGGCAGTCCACAACACATATATAATTCACCAAGTAATAGCTTTGTCGCAGATTTTGTTGGAAAGGTCAATATCATTAATATAAATGGTGAATCAAAGCTTATTCGTCCCGAGCATTTAAAGCTATCAGATAAAAATGGACAGTTTAAGGGCACTGTCATGGGCAAACAATTCTTAGGTATTATCACAACCTATTTCGTATCCCTTAATAATACTACTATTCAAGTGGATGTTATGAATAATGCTGGGCAAGATCATTGGAATATCGGTGAAAAGGTTTATGTATCAATGGATTGA
- a CDS encoding protein phosphatase 2C domain-containing protein, which produces MIIRDIKAMSYSEKEFNEDAVGFTKTSTFIIDGASGLTRTNVTNSENDVYWYVNQWKEILEANLDTDKSLKDIMKDGLKIIKARFQYLVNKKKVNPLNYPSAAIAVAKIIDNYIEYFILGDCSIILKKNDGEVCYFKDDRVTEFDDQVIKNIMEENKKNLDQHKVFKGFSQKSLEMLRNNRLKKNTDTGYWILEFDERAIDKGLYGSVFIDDSIKVILMSDGFSLSIDNYGLMDEYTLFDYVKDYGLEKIYKIIRTIEKDDMDCIKYPRLRKSDDCSAVYMDIGK; this is translated from the coding sequence ATGATAATAAGGGATATAAAAGCCATGAGTTATTCAGAAAAGGAGTTTAATGAAGATGCTGTAGGCTTTACTAAAACTAGTACATTTATAATAGATGGAGCTTCGGGACTAACTAGAACCAATGTAACCAATTCTGAAAATGATGTATATTGGTATGTGAATCAATGGAAGGAAATACTTGAGGCTAACTTAGATACTGATAAAAGTTTAAAGGATATAATGAAGGATGGCTTGAAAATTATAAAGGCTAGATTTCAATACTTAGTTAATAAAAAGAAGGTGAATCCCCTTAATTATCCGTCAGCTGCTATAGCCGTGGCTAAGATTATTGATAATTATATAGAGTATTTTATTTTAGGAGATTGTTCAATAATCCTCAAGAAAAATGATGGAGAGGTTTGTTACTTCAAGGATGATAGGGTGACTGAGTTTGATGATCAAGTTATAAAAAATATTATGGAAGAAAATAAAAAAAATCTAGATCAACATAAGGTGTTTAAAGGTTTTTCGCAAAAAAGTTTAGAGATGCTTAGAAACAACCGGCTTAAAAAAAATACTGATACGGGCTATTGGATTTTAGAGTTTGACGAAAGGGCTATAGATAAAGGACTTTATGGAAGCGTCTTTATTGATGATTCAATAAAAGTTATACTAATGAGTGATGGTTTTTCCTTATCGATAGATAATTATGGATTGATGGATGAATATACACTCTTTGACTATGTAAAGGACTACGGACTTGAAAAAATATATAAAATTATAAGAACCATTGAAAAAGATGATATGGATTGTATAAAATATCCTAGACTTAGAAAGAGTGATGATTGTTCTGCTGTTTATATGGACATTGGTAAGTAA
- a CDS encoding NUDIX hydrolase, with protein MKNVERTIKSDKIYQGKIINLRIDTVELPEQKYSKREIVEHPGAVAVIAVTQDNKIVMVRQYRKSVEEYLLEVPAGKLEMGEKPVECAKRELLEETGFKTNNIEYLFKFYTSPGFSNEIISLFIAKDLVADVAQPDEDEYIEIEKYGVDELLEKIYKEEIKDAKTIISILYVKNYLKINDLKG; from the coding sequence ATGAAAAATGTTGAGAGGACTATAAAATCTGATAAAATATATCAAGGTAAAATCATTAATTTAAGAATTGATACAGTAGAATTACCAGAGCAAAAGTATTCAAAAAGAGAGATAGTTGAACATCCTGGAGCCGTTGCGGTTATTGCTGTAACTCAGGATAATAAGATAGTAATGGTTAGGCAGTATAGAAAATCTGTGGAAGAATATCTCCTAGAGGTGCCAGCTGGTAAGCTTGAAATGGGCGAGAAACCTGTTGAATGTGCTAAAAGAGAGCTTTTAGAGGAGACTGGTTTTAAAACTAATAATATAGAATATCTATTCAAATTTTATACTTCGCCGGGATTTAGTAATGAAATTATAAGCCTATTTATAGCAAAAGATCTAGTTGCGGATGTTGCTCAGCCCGATGAAGATGAGTATATTGAAATTGAGAAGTATGGAGTTGATGAACTACTAGAAAAAATTTATAAAGAAGAAATAAAGGATGCAAAAACAATTATATCGATATTATATGTTAAAAATTATTTAAAGATAAACGATCTCAAGGGTTAA
- a CDS encoding copper transporter encodes MVINIKHFIITIIAIFLSLGIGIFIGVIIDSQQLFIDQQKVLVTQIEEEFDGFKQKNYELMSRLEEYRRDNESKEKFLDIVYYNLTKDSLVDQNVMIINMFTENDYLDMEEIFSNTKINKIIEAEIPKKSDDSMKNIVKGLKHKSKMESTHDEIQKSISEKIYSQLLIGDYDLLPFYFKDMDGLNFQGDIYTSIDYVILVDDGFKINNKDYGFVRNELINLVNTNNIPLMVIEKSNTKHSSMTFYKELGISTVDNVDTKLGQIAMFMVLNGKEGHFGEKVTADSLIPEDILYFDIN; translated from the coding sequence ATGGTAATAAATATAAAACATTTCATTATAACGATAATTGCCATATTTTTATCCCTAGGTATAGGGATATTTATTGGAGTAATAATTGATAGCCAGCAATTATTTATTGATCAACAAAAGGTCTTAGTAACTCAGATTGAAGAGGAATTTGATGGGTTTAAACAAAAAAACTATGAACTCATGAGTAGACTTGAAGAATATAGAAGGGACAATGAAAGTAAAGAAAAGTTTTTAGATATTGTTTATTATAATCTAACTAAGGACAGTTTAGTAGATCAAAACGTTATGATTATAAATATGTTTACTGAAAATGACTATTTAGATATGGAAGAAATTTTTAGTAATACAAAAATCAATAAAATAATCGAAGCTGAAATACCAAAGAAAAGTGATGATAGTATGAAGAACATTGTCAAAGGGCTAAAGCATAAATCCAAAATGGAAAGCACACATGATGAAATCCAGAAATCTATTTCAGAAAAGATATATTCACAGCTTCTCATTGGGGATTATGATTTACTTCCATTTTATTTTAAAGATATGGATGGTTTGAATTTTCAAGGGGATATATATACATCCATAGATTATGTTATATTGGTGGATGATGGATTCAAGATAAACAATAAAGACTATGGATTTGTTAGAAATGAACTTATTAATTTGGTTAATACAAATAACATACCCCTAATGGTGATTGAGAAGTCTAATACAAAGCATTCAAGTATGACATTTTATAAGGAGCTTGGAATATCTACAGTGGATAATGTTGATACTAAGCTAGGACAAATAGCCATGTTTATGGTTCTAAATGGGAAAGAAGGACATTTTGGTGAAAAGGTAACAGCTGACAGCTTAATACCAGAAGATATCTTGTATTTTGATATCAATTGA